The Ignavibacteriales bacterium sequence TTTTACCGGGATGAGGATCATCACCGCGGAATGAATCCGACTAGGGCATTCATTGATGGAATACTAAAATATAAAGCTGCATTCAAAAAATTTAAGAATCCGGATAATCATTTCATTTACGACGATCAAAATAAAATTATTGAGTATGCATTCGGCGGAAGGGGAACACCAAAAGAATTATCACATCCCGAAAAATTGAATCAATTCCAAAGCATTGAATGCCAGATAATGGATTGGGCTGATGATACAGCATATTGCATTAACGATTTGGTTGACAGCATTTCGGGCGGTTTCATAAACATTCAAAAACTTTCCCGCTGGCAGGAAGAGAATAAACTCAATCCTTCTCAAAAAATTATTATCGACGAAATTATAAACTGGATTAAAATCGGGAATTTCAAAAAAAAGTTCGGTGCTTTGATTGGTGAGTTTGTGCGCAGCTGCAGCCTAAAAAAACGAAAGACCTTTATGGATGAATTTACGAACCGTTATAAATACGTTTTGGTAATTGATAAAGATATATTCGAGCGGGCTCAGACATACAAAAAGATTTCTGTTGATTTAGTTTTCCGGTCATCTCAGCTGCATCAGATCGAGTTCAAGGGTAATCATATGCTCGAAAAACTTTTTCTACGGTTTGAAGAAAATTATGTTCTTGCTTTAAACGGAACTAGGCTTCTCCCGGATTTTAACGATAAAATATTACGCGCCGAAAAAAATAAAATAAAACGAGCAAGAATGATTTGCGATTATATTTCCGGCTCTACGGATTCTCACGCAATGAGAATGTACCGCCGGTTATTTGATCCGGAGTA is a genomic window containing:
- the dgt gene encoding dNTP triphosphohydrolase is translated as MKNKFYNDFDLERLKPNAREGDYRSPFQIDRDRIIHSSEFRRLQGKTQVFLPGEYDFYRTRLTHSIEVAQIGRAIASFLLSKEKTFLNEEYFIDEDLIESICLAHDLGHPPFGHAGERMLNLLMKKYGGFEGNAQTLRMITEIFYRDEDHHRGMNPTRAFIDGILKYKAAFKKFKNPDNHFIYDDQNKIIEYAFGGRGTPKELSHPEKLNQFQSIECQIMDWADDTAYCINDLVDSISGGFINIQKLSRWQEENKLNPSQKIIIDEIINWIKIGNFKKKFGALIGEFVRSCSLKKRKTFMDEFTNRYKYVLVIDKDIFERAQTYKKISVDLVFRSSQLHQIEFKGNHMLEKLFLRFEENYVLALNGTRLLPDFNDKILRAEKNKIKRARMICDYISGSTDSHAMRMYRRLFDPEYSSLSDLV